TGATGAGGTTGGCGTAGAACTTCTGGGTGCCATCCATCAGTACATGTTCTGGTATTTCATGGTCAAACCTCTGAGGGTAGCATATGTGCTGTCCAAATGCATCGTTGGGGAAGAGTATTCCTTGTTCCACCAGGAGGGTGAACATGCTGTCTGGCCAGTGCAGTAAGAATGCATCTAAAAATGCCAGTGTTTTTCCGCCCAGTTCCAGTGCATCACCGGTTCCCACCTCAATGAAGTTAGCACCTTCAAGTGCAGGGAAATGTTTCAGTAACCCTTTAACTGCAATTTCTGTGCAGTAAATTGGTGCTTC
This genomic window from Methanobacterium sp. Maddingley MBC34 contains:
- a CDS encoding putative flavoprotein (PFAM: Metallo-beta-lactamase superfamily) gives rise to the protein DKVALIDNAYPGNYQELMARVEDAFEKEGKEVNLDVIVQNHVEKDHSGVLPELHRRFPEAPIYCTEIAVKGLLKHFPALEGANFIEVGTGDALELGGKTLAFLDAFLLHWPDSMFTLLVEQGILFPNDAFGQHICYPQRFDHEIPEHVLMDGTQKFYANLI